In the Urocitellus parryii isolate mUroPar1 chromosome 10, mUroPar1.hap1, whole genome shotgun sequence genome, one interval contains:
- the Tnip3 gene encoding TNFAIP3-interacting protein 3 — protein sequence MGTPRRCESVELDNKIRDLIERNASLDPKGVPPEATLSHRNACPPKTPRKTASVAHFVQGTAGMSTVDSSADQAESAQSSRRKNLTDPLEQKIRCLEKQRKELLQVNQQWDQQFRSMKELYERKVAELRTRLRAAEGALGELESERRSQSAGGAARGPRREEVGARGVCVGWTPGSSTAARARLRVSKAVDRNILALVPGLCLLWPERSAKATRRTWFSVSQERETLNEELQELKKENKLLKEKNALAMKKKEHYECEIQRLNKVLQDALKIEGVSSPGDQRGMCPVECSHAATRTEVEVLKQQVQIYEEDFRRERSDRERLSREKEELQRAHQASRAQLTRLSSQIKVCQMEKEKLEKQLKQMHFPACTCGLAFHLRDPGVPAGPRATQDQWEHPVSKRSHFNRSRRRPLLPGPPRYALDLLPPDGQHEDNVCRVDAELDRRTARQHLTGVDLEEAQLGMAYSEQNPP from the exons ATGGGGACCCCTCGCAG GTGCGAGAGCGTGGAGCTGGACAATAAAATCCGGGATCTGATAGAGAGAAATGCTTCTCTTGATCCAAAAGGGGTCCCCCCAGAGGCCACGCTGAGTCACAGGAATGCATGTCCTCCAAAG ACTCCCAGGAAAACAGCTTCTGTGGCACATTTTGTCCAGGGCACAGCTGGAATGAGCACTGTGGACAGTTCCGCGGACCAAGCAGAG agtGCTCAATCatcaagaagaaagaatttgacaGATCCTCTTGAACAAAAGATAAGGTGCttagagaaacagagaaaagag CTCCTGCAAGTCAATCAGCAGTGGGACCAACAGTTTAGAAGCATGAAGGAGTTGTATGAAAGAAAG GTGGCGGAGCTGAGGACCCGGCTGCGCGCGGCCGAGGGCGCCCTGGGCGAGCTGGAGAGCGAGCGGCGGAGCCAGAGCGCGGGTGGCGCCGCCCGGGGCCCGCGGCGGGAAGAGGTGGGCGCCCGCGGGGTCTGCGTCGGGTGGACCCCGGGCTCCAGCACCGCGGCGCGGGCGCGGTTGCGCGTCTCCAAGGCCGTGGACAGGAACATCTTGGCCCTGGTCCCCGGGCTCTGCTTGTTATGGCCGGAGAGGAGCGCCAAGGCCACACGCCGCACTTGGTTCTCGGTGTCGCAA GAAAGGGAAACTCTAAACGAAGAATTACAGGAACTGAAGAAAGAGAATAagcttttgaaggaaaaaaatgctctTGCGATGAAGAAGAAAGAGCATTATGAATGTGAAATACAACGCCTTAACAAG GTTCTTCAGGACGCCTTGAAAATCGAGGGCGTGTCGTCTCCTGGGGACCAGCGGGGCATGTGCCCTGTGGAGTGCAGCCACGCGGCCACGAGAACGGAAGTGGAAGTTCTCAAGCAGCAG GTACAAATCTATGAAGAAGACTTCAGAAGGGAGCGATCCGATCGGGAAAGGCTCAGTCGAGAGAAAGAAGAGCTGCAGCGCGCTCATCAGGCTTCCCGCGCCCAGCTGACCCGGCTGAGTTCCCAG ATCAAAGTTTGtcagatggagaaagaaaaactagaaaaacaactGAAACAG ATGCATTTCCCGGCCTGCACCTGTGGCTTGGCTTTCCACCTGCGGGACCCGGGGGTGCCAGCAGGCCCACGCGCCACGCAGGACCAGTGGGAGCACCCGGTAAGTAAGAGGTCCCACTTCAACAGATCGCGTCGGCGTCCTCTGCTG CCGGGCCCTCCGAGGTACGCTCTGGACCTGCTTCCGCCAGATGGGCAGCACGAGGACAACG